In Phenylobacterium zucineum HLK1, one DNA window encodes the following:
- a CDS encoding OmpA family protein gives MKLKLLAGAAMAAAFAASAAQAQVGWYGAVDLGYHWPEQFEMDSSNNAPNGNPYVWDFNQEEDWAGFARLGYQVTDNWRVELELGYRGGDLESVRGGSNQAVLGLCTPGVVRTAAAPTCGSPDGDVTSWTVMGNVIYDIMPGSSINPFIGGGIGINHVSMETLGQFSNVPGITAANPAIQNLTIDDDDTAFAWQLLAGVAWRATDRLNVDLTYRYLGGSDLDFDSTGSNAGGLQPGVFSGEYRDSSVTLGLRYSFAAPPPPPPPPPPPPPPPPPPPPPPPPPAPAYEAKQFIVYFPFDQYVLTPEAQQVVTEAANYAKGGNATRVVVVGHADTSGSQAYNVRLSERRAKAVADALVGSGVNQTSLSVDWKGETMPAVATGDGVKEPLNRRSTIDINF, from the coding sequence ATGAAGTTGAAACTCCTGGCAGGGGCTGCGATGGCCGCGGCCTTCGCCGCGTCCGCCGCCCAGGCGCAAGTCGGCTGGTACGGCGCGGTCGATCTCGGGTACCACTGGCCCGAGCAGTTCGAGATGGACTCCTCGAACAACGCGCCGAACGGCAATCCCTACGTCTGGGATTTCAATCAGGAAGAAGACTGGGCCGGCTTCGCCCGTCTCGGCTATCAGGTGACCGACAACTGGCGCGTCGAGCTCGAGCTCGGCTACCGCGGCGGCGACCTGGAGTCGGTGCGCGGCGGCTCGAACCAGGCGGTCCTGGGCCTCTGCACCCCCGGCGTGGTGCGCACCGCGGCGGCCCCGACCTGCGGCTCGCCCGACGGTGACGTCACCTCGTGGACCGTGATGGGCAATGTCATCTACGACATCATGCCCGGCTCCTCGATCAACCCGTTCATCGGCGGCGGCATCGGCATCAACCACGTCTCCATGGAGACGCTGGGCCAGTTCTCGAACGTTCCCGGGATCACCGCGGCCAACCCGGCGATCCAGAACCTGACGATCGACGACGACGACACCGCCTTCGCCTGGCAGCTGCTGGCCGGCGTGGCGTGGCGCGCCACCGATCGCCTGAACGTCGACCTGACCTACCGCTACCTCGGCGGTTCGGATCTCGACTTCGACTCGACCGGCTCGAACGCCGGCGGCCTGCAGCCGGGCGTGTTCAGCGGCGAATACCGCGACTCGTCGGTGACCCTGGGCCTGCGGTACTCGTTCGCGGCCCCGCCGCCCCCGCCGCCGCCGCCCCCGCCGCCGCCGCCTCCCCCGCCGCCGCCTCCGCCCCCGCCGCCGCCTCCGGCGCCGGCCTACGAGGCCAAGCAGTTCATCGTCTACTTCCCGTTCGATCAGTACGTGCTGACGCCGGAAGCCCAGCAGGTGGTCACGGAAGCCGCCAACTACGCCAAGGGCGGCAACGCCACCCGCGTCGTGGTGGTCGGCCACGCCGACACCTCGGGCTCGCAGGCCTACAACGTGCGTCTGTCCGAGCGCCGCGCGAAGGCGGTCGCCGACGCCCTGGTGGGCTCCGGCGTGAACCAGACCTCGCTGTCGGTCGACTGGAAGGGCGAGACCATGCCTGCGGTCGCCACCGGCGACGGCGTCAAGGAACCGCTGAACCGCCGTTCGACGATCGACATCAACTTCTGA
- a CDS encoding winged helix-turn-helix transcriptional regulator, with amino-acid sequence MANNLRLDETDRRLLRALQADGRISNAELAERCHLSPSACSERVRRLREGGYITGFTALVDPEKVERGVLIFVEVVLDRTTPEVFETFAAAARRSPDVLECHMVAGGFDYLIKSRVRDLAAWRTFLEDVLVRIPGVRETRTYAVLEEVKSTTQLPV; translated from the coding sequence ATGGCGAACAATCTGCGACTGGACGAGACCGACCGGCGGCTGCTGCGGGCGCTGCAGGCGGACGGGCGGATCAGCAACGCCGAGCTCGCCGAGCGGTGCCATCTGTCCCCCTCCGCCTGCTCCGAGCGGGTGCGGCGGCTGCGCGAGGGCGGCTACATCACCGGCTTCACCGCCCTGGTGGACCCCGAGAAGGTCGAGCGCGGGGTGCTGATCTTCGTCGAGGTGGTGCTGGACCGCACGACGCCCGAGGTGTTCGAGACCTTCGCCGCCGCGGCCCGCCGCTCGCCCGACGTGCTGGAGTGCCACATGGTGGCGGGAGGCTTCGACTACCTCATCAAGTCGCGGGTGCGCGACCTGGCCGCCTGGCGGACGTTCCTGGAGGACGTGCTGGTGCGCATCCCCGGCGTGCGCGAGACGCGCACCTACGCCGTGCTGGAAGAGGTGAAGAGCACGACCCAGCTGCCGGTTTGA
- the putA gene encoding bifunctional proline dehydrogenase/L-glutamate gamma-semialdehyde dehydrogenase PutA, whose product MLSQQEAPLPFDHLDAGKFADERTVLTRALAARPLSPQDREAVRQEAEALVRAARKAARKQGVVESFLQEFSLSTREGLALMCLAEALLRTPDEETRDRLIAEKIASADWASHAGRSDSLLVNASTWSLMLTGRLIDPDEEARNDLPGFIKRLAGRLGEPVIRKAVGAAVRIMGEQFVLGATIEKAIRRAAADGFVCSFDMLGEGARTDADADRYEAAYAEAIRVVGKSATGQGPEAGHGVSVKLSALSPRYEARQAERVFADLYPRILRLAQMGAEADINLTLDAEEADRLVISLQLLDRLAREPALRDWKGLGLAVQAYQKRGPEVIAAVADIARSSGRRLMVRLVKGAYWDSEIKRAQVAGLSGYPVFTTKAATDLSYLVCARALLAAAPALYAQFATHNAHTLAAVRQMAAQAQVKFEFQRLHGMGEALYGAAQERYGDFPLRVYAPVGSHEDLLPYLVRRLLENGANTSFVHALLDEKTPVSKVVVDPISAVEAAGGAPHPRIPLPRDLYGPARKNSEGLDLSIKAVRDDLTAAVARLDGESLKGAPIVSGRLLTDGEGAEARSPAELSRVIGRTWQASPRQVDEAFAVAREAQPGWDALGGEGRAKVLRAMGDALEAHRERLIAICVREAGKTLADAIAEVREAADFCRYYAHLAERQFASPETLRGPVGETNQLQLHGRGVFVCISPWNFPLAIFTGQVAAALAAGNGVLAKPAEQTPIIAAEAVRLFHAAGAPAGLLHLLPGDGAVVGQALVSHPGCDGVAFTGGTDTAWAINRTLAARQGPIVPFIAETGGLNAMFVDTTALREQVIDDVLLSGFGSAGQRCSALRILFLPHETADALLDGLKGAMRTLVVTDPADPRADVGPVIDAEAKAALEAHVQRLEAEARVLARLDVPAGGHFFAPTLAEIPDASFLGKEVFGPILHVVRYDPARLAEAAAPLVQARYGLTLGVHSRIEAFAEEVQRAVPAGNAYVNRSMIGAVVGVQPFGGEGLSGTGPKAGGPHALLRYAVERAVSVNITAQGGDPALLNLDA is encoded by the coding sequence ATGCTGTCGCAGCAGGAGGCTCCCTTGCCGTTCGATCATCTGGATGCCGGCAAGTTCGCCGACGAACGTACGGTCCTGACCAGGGCGCTGGCCGCCCGGCCGCTCAGCCCGCAGGACCGCGAGGCGGTCCGGCAGGAGGCCGAGGCTCTGGTCCGCGCCGCGCGCAAGGCGGCCCGCAAGCAGGGAGTGGTCGAGAGCTTCCTGCAGGAGTTCAGCCTCTCCACCCGCGAGGGCCTGGCCCTGATGTGCCTGGCCGAGGCCCTGCTGCGCACCCCCGACGAGGAGACCCGCGACCGCCTGATCGCCGAGAAGATCGCCTCGGCCGACTGGGCCAGCCACGCCGGCCGCTCGGACTCGCTGCTGGTCAACGCCTCCACCTGGAGCCTGATGCTCACCGGCCGGCTGATCGACCCGGACGAGGAGGCCAGGAACGACCTGCCGGGCTTCATCAAGCGCCTGGCCGGGCGCCTGGGCGAGCCCGTCATCCGCAAGGCCGTCGGCGCCGCCGTCCGCATCATGGGCGAGCAGTTCGTCCTGGGCGCCACCATCGAGAAGGCGATCCGCCGGGCCGCGGCCGACGGCTTCGTCTGCTCGTTCGACATGCTGGGCGAGGGGGCCCGCACCGACGCCGACGCCGACCGCTACGAAGCCGCCTACGCCGAGGCCATCCGCGTCGTCGGCAAGTCCGCGACCGGTCAGGGCCCCGAGGCCGGGCACGGCGTCTCGGTGAAGCTGTCGGCCCTGTCGCCCCGCTACGAAGCCCGCCAGGCTGAGCGGGTGTTCGCCGATCTCTATCCTCGGATCCTGCGCCTGGCTCAGATGGGGGCGGAGGCCGACATCAACCTGACCCTCGACGCCGAGGAGGCCGACCGCCTCGTCATCTCGCTCCAGCTCCTGGATCGGCTCGCCCGCGAGCCGGCCCTGCGAGACTGGAAGGGCCTCGGCCTCGCCGTCCAGGCCTACCAGAAGCGCGGCCCCGAGGTGATCGCCGCCGTCGCCGACATCGCCCGCTCCAGCGGCCGCCGGCTGATGGTTCGCCTCGTGAAGGGCGCCTACTGGGATTCCGAGATCAAGCGCGCCCAGGTGGCCGGCCTGTCCGGCTATCCGGTGTTCACCACCAAGGCGGCGACGGACCTGTCCTATCTCGTCTGCGCCAGGGCCCTGCTGGCCGCCGCCCCCGCGCTCTACGCCCAGTTCGCCACCCACAACGCCCACACCCTGGCCGCCGTCCGCCAGATGGCCGCCCAGGCCCAGGTGAAGTTCGAGTTCCAGCGTCTGCACGGCATGGGCGAGGCGCTCTACGGCGCCGCCCAGGAGCGCTATGGCGACTTCCCGCTGCGCGTCTACGCCCCCGTCGGCAGCCACGAGGACCTCCTGCCCTACCTCGTCCGCCGCCTGCTGGAGAACGGCGCCAACACCTCCTTCGTCCATGCCCTGCTCGACGAGAAGACCCCGGTCTCCAAGGTCGTCGTGGACCCGATCTCGGCCGTGGAGGCCGCCGGCGGCGCCCCGCACCCGCGCATCCCGCTGCCGCGCGACCTCTACGGACCGGCCCGGAAGAACTCCGAGGGCCTCGACCTGTCGATCAAGGCCGTGCGCGACGACCTGACCGCCGCCGTCGCGCGGCTCGACGGCGAGTCGCTCAAGGGCGCGCCCATCGTGTCGGGCCGCCTGCTGACGGACGGGGAAGGCGCCGAGGCCCGCTCGCCCGCCGAGCTCTCCCGCGTGATCGGCCGGACCTGGCAGGCGAGCCCCAGGCAGGTGGACGAGGCTTTCGCCGTCGCCCGCGAGGCGCAGCCCGGCTGGGACGCCCTCGGCGGCGAGGGCCGCGCCAAGGTGCTGCGCGCCATGGGCGATGCGCTGGAGGCCCATCGCGAGCGCCTGATCGCCATCTGCGTGCGGGAGGCCGGCAAGACCCTGGCCGACGCCATCGCCGAGGTGCGCGAGGCCGCCGATTTCTGCCGCTACTACGCCCACCTCGCAGAGCGCCAGTTCGCCAGCCCTGAGACCCTGCGCGGGCCCGTCGGCGAGACGAACCAGCTCCAGCTCCACGGCCGCGGCGTGTTCGTCTGCATCAGCCCCTGGAACTTCCCCCTGGCCATCTTCACCGGCCAGGTCGCGGCGGCGCTCGCCGCCGGCAACGGCGTGCTGGCCAAGCCCGCCGAGCAGACCCCGATCATCGCCGCCGAGGCGGTCAGGCTGTTCCACGCCGCCGGCGCGCCAGCCGGCCTGCTGCACCTGCTGCCCGGCGACGGCGCCGTGGTCGGCCAGGCCCTCGTCTCGCATCCGGGCTGCGACGGCGTGGCCTTCACCGGCGGCACCGACACGGCCTGGGCGATCAACCGCACCCTGGCGGCCCGCCAGGGGCCGATCGTGCCGTTCATCGCCGAGACCGGCGGGCTGAACGCCATGTTCGTCGACACCACGGCCCTGCGCGAACAGGTCATCGACGACGTGTTGCTGTCGGGCTTCGGCTCGGCGGGCCAGCGCTGCTCGGCCCTGCGCATCCTGTTCCTGCCGCACGAGACCGCCGACGCCCTGCTCGACGGCCTGAAGGGGGCCATGCGGACGCTGGTGGTGACCGATCCCGCCGACCCGCGCGCCGATGTCGGGCCGGTGATCGACGCCGAGGCCAAGGCCGCCCTCGAGGCCCACGTGCAGCGGCTGGAGGCCGAGGCGCGGGTGCTGGCCCGGTTGGACGTCCCCGCGGGCGGGCATTTCTTCGCCCCGACACTGGCCGAGATCCCGGACGCGAGCTTCCTGGGCAAGGAGGTGTTCGGCCCGATCCTGCACGTGGTCCGCTACGATCCCGCCCGCCTCGCCGAGGCCGCCGCGCCGCTGGTCCAGGCCCGCTACGGCCTGACGCTGGGCGTCCATTCCCGCATCGAAGCCTTCGCCGAGGAGGTCCAGCGGGCGGTCCCGGCCGGCAACGCCTACGTCAACCGCTCGATGATCGGCGCGGTCGTCGGGGTCCAGCCGTTCGGCGGCGAAGGCCTCTCGGGAACCGGCCCCAAGGCCGGCGGGCCGCACGCCCTGCTGCGCTATGCGGTGGAACGGGCGGTCAGCGTCAACATCACCGCCCAGGGCGGCGATCCGGCCCTGCTCAACCTCGACGCCTGA
- a CDS encoding SLC13 family permease, whose protein sequence is MTLQQALAFGLVGATIVAFIWGRWRYDVIALSALGLGLVLGVVPAEDAFSGFANDVTVIIACALVVSAAFARSGIVEAALRPLLPRLTSARTQVPLFAGVVALLSMVTKNVGALALMMPIALQTARRTNVSPSCLLMPMAFASLIGGTVTMVGTSPNILVSEVRQQVLGEPFQMYDYAPVGLALTALGLVFLAFAYRLLPTTRTATETLDTAIETAPYVTQVSAPEDWTLEKRAVRNLQALGQGEVRILALIRDGERRAQPHPNVRVRPGDKLLVEGEHQALDTFITRAKLKHSRADRPVATEEPTEETRVVEAIVGSDSMLIGRSAKQEDLYGQHGVNLLAVSRSGYRTTVELKGMRLRAGDVVVLQGGERTLPGALKTLGLLPLAERDVRLGGIRRRVAPALILLTAMVLVAVQAAPVAIAFFAAAVAMVLVGAIRMREAYSALDGPVLVLIAALIPVSDAIRATGGAELIASALAQAFEGRPPILALGAVMAVSMAATPFLNNAATVLIVAPVGAALARLLGLHPDPFLMAVAVGAACDFLTPIGHQCNTLVMAPGGYRFADYPRLGAPLTALVLLVGTPLIAAVWPLQG, encoded by the coding sequence ATGACATTGCAGCAGGCCCTGGCCTTCGGGCTGGTGGGCGCGACCATCGTGGCCTTCATCTGGGGGCGGTGGCGTTACGACGTGATCGCGCTTTCGGCCCTCGGCCTGGGGCTCGTCCTGGGCGTCGTCCCCGCCGAGGACGCCTTCTCGGGCTTCGCCAACGATGTCACCGTCATCATCGCCTGCGCCCTGGTGGTCAGCGCCGCGTTCGCCCGCTCCGGGATCGTCGAGGCGGCCCTGCGGCCGCTTCTGCCCCGGCTGACCAGCGCCCGCACCCAGGTCCCCTTGTTCGCCGGCGTCGTGGCCCTGCTCTCCATGGTGACCAAGAACGTCGGCGCCCTGGCGCTGATGATGCCGATCGCCCTGCAGACCGCCCGGCGGACGAACGTCTCCCCGTCCTGCCTGCTGATGCCCATGGCCTTCGCCTCCCTGATCGGCGGGACCGTGACCATGGTCGGCACCTCGCCGAACATCCTGGTCTCCGAGGTCCGCCAGCAGGTCCTGGGCGAGCCGTTCCAGATGTACGACTACGCGCCGGTGGGTCTGGCGCTGACGGCGCTGGGGCTCGTTTTCCTGGCCTTCGCCTACCGCCTGCTGCCGACCACCCGGACCGCCACCGAGACCCTCGACACCGCCATCGAGACGGCGCCCTACGTCACCCAGGTCTCCGCCCCCGAGGACTGGACCCTGGAGAAGCGGGCGGTCCGCAATCTCCAGGCGCTGGGCCAGGGCGAGGTCCGCATCTTGGCGCTCATCCGCGACGGCGAGCGGCGGGCGCAGCCGCACCCGAACGTCCGCGTCCGCCCAGGGGACAAGCTGCTGGTCGAGGGCGAGCACCAGGCGCTCGACACCTTCATCACCCGGGCCAAGCTCAAGCACAGCCGCGCCGATCGCCCGGTCGCCACCGAGGAGCCCACCGAGGAGACCCGGGTCGTGGAGGCGATCGTGGGCTCCGACTCCATGCTGATCGGCCGCTCCGCCAAACAGGAGGACCTCTACGGCCAGCACGGCGTGAACCTGCTGGCCGTCAGCCGCTCGGGCTACCGCACGACCGTCGAGCTCAAGGGCATGCGGCTCCGCGCCGGCGACGTGGTGGTCCTGCAGGGCGGGGAGCGCACCCTGCCGGGCGCGCTGAAGACCCTCGGCCTGCTGCCGCTCGCCGAGCGCGACGTGCGTCTGGGCGGAATCCGTCGCCGGGTCGCCCCGGCGCTGATCCTGCTCACGGCCATGGTGCTGGTGGCGGTGCAGGCCGCGCCGGTGGCCATCGCCTTCTTCGCCGCGGCCGTGGCCATGGTGCTGGTCGGCGCGATCCGCATGCGCGAGGCCTATTCGGCGCTCGACGGCCCGGTGCTGGTGCTGATCGCCGCCCTGATCCCGGTGTCGGACGCGATCCGCGCCACCGGCGGCGCCGAGCTCATCGCCTCGGCCCTGGCCCAGGCGTTCGAAGGCCGCCCGCCGATCCTGGCGCTGGGCGCGGTGATGGCCGTCTCCATGGCCGCCACGCCCTTCCTGAACAACGCCGCCACGGTCCTGATCGTGGCTCCGGTCGGCGCGGCCCTGGCCCGGCTGCTGGGCCTGCATCCCGATCCGTTCCTGATGGCGGTGGCGGTCGGGGCGGCCTGCGACTTCCTCACGCCCATCGGCCACCAGTGCAACACCCTGGTCATGGCGCCGGGGGGCTACCGCTTCGCCGACTACCCCAGGTTGGGGGCGCCGCTGACCGCTCTCGTCCTGCTTGTCGGAACCCCGCTGATCGCCGCCGTCTGGCCCCTCCAGGGTTGA